A genomic segment from Pseudomonas sp. S09G 359 encodes:
- a CDS encoding LysR family transcriptional regulator: protein MALLEPSGQPGPSAYRAPAESRSSWLALANEIDPEVARYFLVSARCGCFMQAARSLNIKATLLRKRLAQLEEQVRHALFCYQGNGLVLSRDGQQLQAQLVALAHARRLPVVEQPLIRLAVAEPILHDILGRDLIALLRRNASVRLEIISLDSHLSLQAVDVDVVLWLADGDSPVPGPSFATKPPRALARLQYLPHIAKRYSRLTTRPDSVEDLTDYMLVQWQPDAQVDALQPWNQVVQQRLAAVVQVQAYSLMLEMIRCGACIGLLPHYMSSFDRGLVALPGLLGESMQRRVWLAVNAQIKDAEAVQGVVELIVGTFEGRREWFD from the coding sequence ATGGCATTACTGGAACCGTCCGGCCAACCAGGGCCTTCGGCCTATCGCGCACCCGCCGAGTCGCGCAGCAGCTGGTTGGCGCTGGCCAACGAGATCGACCCGGAGGTGGCACGTTATTTCCTGGTGAGCGCGCGTTGCGGCTGTTTCATGCAGGCGGCGCGCAGCCTGAATATCAAGGCGACCCTGCTGCGCAAGCGCCTGGCGCAGCTTGAGGAACAGGTGCGGCATGCGTTGTTCTGCTACCAGGGCAACGGCCTGGTGCTCAGCCGCGACGGCCAGCAATTACAGGCTCAGTTGGTTGCCCTGGCCCACGCGCGGCGCTTGCCGGTGGTAGAGCAGCCGCTGATCCGCCTGGCGGTCGCCGAGCCGATCCTGCATGACATCCTCGGTCGCGACCTGATTGCCTTGCTGCGGCGCAACGCCAGCGTGCGCCTGGAGATCATCTCCCTCGACAGCCACCTGTCGCTGCAGGCGGTGGACGTGGATGTGGTGCTATGGCTGGCGGACGGCGACAGCCCGGTGCCTGGCCCGAGCTTTGCCACCAAACCGCCCCGGGCTCTCGCGCGCCTGCAGTATCTGCCGCATATCGCCAAGCGTTACTCACGACTGACCACGCGGCCGGACAGCGTGGAGGATTTGACCGACTACATGCTGGTGCAATGGCAGCCGGATGCGCAGGTGGATGCATTGCAGCCTTGGAACCAGGTGGTGCAACAGCGGCTGGCGGCGGTGGTGCAGGTGCAGGCGTATTCGCTGATGCTGGAGATGATCCGCTGCGGCGCCTGCATCGGGTTGCTGCCGCATTACATGAGTAGCTTTGACCGGGGGTTGGTGGCGTTGCCGGGGTTACTGGGTGAGAGCATGCAGCGTCGGGTTTGGTTGGCGGTGAATGCGCAGATAAAGGATGCGGAGGCGGTGCAGGGGGTTGTGGAGTTGATTGTGGGGACGTTTGAGGGGCGGCGGGAGTGGTTTGATTGA
- a CDS encoding monovalent cation:proton antiporter-2 (CPA2) family protein has product MPHEGNLLQAAVVFLLAAVLTVPLAKRLQLGAVLGYLFAGVIIGPSVLGLIGNPQSVAQFSELGVVLLLFIIGLELSPKRLWVMRKAVFGVGLAQVLLTGLVMGVVALWLFGQPWNSAIVLGLGLALSSTAFGLQSLAERKELNQPHGRLAFAILLFQDIAAIPLIAMVPLLAGSDHPTTEAQGLQHVLQILGSIAVVIIGGRYLLRPVFRIVAKTGLREVSTATALLVVIGTAWLMELVGVSMALGAFLAGLLLADSEYRHELESQIEPFKGLLLGLFFISVGMGANLSLLLSSPLVVIGLTLLLIGLKLPLLYAVGRLVGDLNRESALRLGVVLAAGGEFAFVVFKIGRDQGLFEPHLYDILVLTITLSMAVTPLLLLICPKLFKPKVKPVEVPEEYRTIESDAPRVVIAGMGRMGQIVARILRAQNISFIALDTSVETIELTRSFGGMPVFYGDPQRPEILHAAKVDQAEFFVIAMDDPEINIKTAELVRSLYPHMKIIARARNRQHVHRLVDLDASPVRETFYSSLEMSRRTLVGLGLSQAQADARITRFKNHDLQVLAAQHAVYDDAAKVMQTAQEARAELARLFEMDRLEEESDKV; this is encoded by the coding sequence ATGCCCCATGAAGGCAACCTATTACAAGCAGCCGTGGTGTTCCTGCTCGCCGCCGTGCTGACCGTGCCCCTGGCCAAGCGCCTGCAGCTGGGCGCGGTGCTGGGCTATCTGTTCGCCGGTGTGATTATCGGCCCGTCGGTGCTCGGTCTGATTGGCAACCCGCAAAGCGTGGCGCAGTTCTCCGAACTGGGGGTGGTGCTGCTGCTGTTTATCATCGGCCTGGAACTGTCACCCAAGCGGTTATGGGTAATGCGCAAGGCTGTTTTTGGCGTCGGCCTGGCCCAGGTGCTGCTCACCGGCCTGGTGATGGGCGTGGTGGCGTTGTGGCTGTTTGGCCAACCGTGGAACAGTGCAATCGTGCTGGGCCTGGGCCTGGCGCTGTCATCCACCGCGTTTGGCCTGCAAAGCCTGGCCGAACGCAAGGAGCTGAACCAGCCGCACGGGCGCCTGGCGTTTGCCATCCTGCTGTTCCAGGACATCGCCGCGATCCCGCTGATTGCCATGGTGCCACTGCTGGCCGGCAGCGATCACCCCACCACCGAAGCCCAAGGCCTGCAACATGTGTTGCAGATCCTCGGCAGTATCGCCGTGGTGATCATCGGCGGGCGCTACCTGCTGCGGCCGGTATTTCGCATCGTCGCCAAGACCGGCCTGCGCGAAGTGTCCACCGCCACCGCGTTACTGGTGGTGATCGGCACCGCCTGGTTGATGGAGCTGGTGGGTGTGTCCATGGCCCTTGGCGCCTTCCTCGCCGGCCTGCTGCTGGCGGACTCGGAGTACCGCCACGAGCTGGAATCCCAGATCGAGCCGTTCAAGGGCCTGTTGCTCGGGCTGTTTTTCATCAGCGTGGGCATGGGCGCCAACCTTAGCCTGCTGCTCAGCTCGCCGCTTGTCGTGATCGGCCTGACCCTGTTGTTGATCGGCTTGAAGCTGCCGTTGCTGTATGCGGTGGGCCGCCTGGTGGGTGATCTCAACCGCGAAAGCGCGCTGCGCCTGGGCGTGGTGCTGGCGGCCGGTGGTGAATTTGCCTTTGTGGTGTTCAAGATCGGCCGCGACCAGGGCCTGTTCGAGCCCCACCTGTACGACATCCTGGTGCTGACCATCACCCTGTCCATGGCCGTGACCCCGTTGCTGCTGCTGATATGCCCGAAGCTGTTCAAGCCCAAGGTCAAGCCGGTGGAAGTGCCCGAGGAATACCGCACCATCGAAAGCGATGCGCCGCGCGTGGTGATCGCGGGCATGGGCCGCATGGGCCAGATCGTGGCGCGGATCCTGCGTGCGCAGAACATCTCGTTCATCGCGCTCGACACCTCGGTGGAAACCATCGAGCTGACCCGCAGTTTCGGCGGCATGCCGGTGTTCTACGGCGACCCGCAACGCCCGGAAATCCTGCACGCGGCCAAGGTTGACCAGGCGGAATTCTTCGTGATCGCCATGGACGACCCGGAGATCAACATCAAGACGGCCGAGCTGGTGCGCAGCCTCTACCCACACATGAAGATCATCGCCCGCGCGCGTAACCGCCAGCACGTGCACCGCCTGGTGGACCTGGATGCGTCGCCGGTACGTGAGACCTTCTATTCCAGCCTGGAAATGAGCCGCCGCACCCTGGTGGGCCTGGGGTTGAGCCAGGCCCAGGCCGATGCGCGCATCACCCGCTTCAAGAACCACGACCTGCAGGTGCTCGCCGCACAACACGCGGTGTACGACGATGCAGCGAAGGTGATGCAAACCGCCCAGGAAGCCCGTGCGGAACTGGCGCGCTTGTTTGAGATGGATCGGCTTGAGGAAGAGTCCGACAAGGTGTGA
- a CDS encoding peptidylprolyl isomerase, whose product MKKPTLMVGAGALALLVVAVGLSVRPGSDPVAAQQPAPALSPAPSGPAVARLGNQQIDLPELKTVLASLPAESREQLRGNRGALETWLRSRLAQKAVLEQADAQGWRQRPEVEQQTRAATEQIVFRDYMLSVSQVPADYPSAAELQQAYDSGKAQWVTPPMYRVSQIFLAVNDPQSADAVRRQAQELSRRAQAAPGDFAALATQYSQDPDTAARGGDSGMQPLQQLVPQVREAVSKLKVGAVSDVVQSGAGFHVLKLTGQQPARTASLDELRERLTQALRVQRQEQIAKAYLEGMLNTATLSIDGAELNKVLE is encoded by the coding sequence GTGAAGAAGCCAACCCTGATGGTCGGCGCGGGTGCGCTGGCCTTGCTGGTGGTGGCGGTGGGGTTGAGCGTACGCCCAGGCAGCGACCCGGTGGCCGCGCAACAACCGGCGCCGGCGCTCAGCCCTGCACCGAGCGGGCCGGCGGTGGCACGCCTGGGCAACCAGCAAATCGACCTGCCGGAGCTGAAAACCGTACTCGCCAGCCTGCCGGCCGAGTCCCGCGAGCAATTACGCGGTAACCGTGGCGCGCTGGAAACCTGGCTGCGCTCACGCTTGGCGCAAAAGGCCGTGCTCGAACAGGCTGACGCCCAGGGCTGGCGCCAACGCCCCGAGGTGGAACAGCAGACCCGCGCCGCCACCGAACAGATCGTGTTTCGCGACTACATGCTGTCGGTCAGCCAGGTGCCGGCCGATTACCCCAGTGCCGCCGAACTGCAACAGGCTTATGACAGCGGCAAGGCGCAATGGGTAACGCCGCCGATGTACCGGGTGAGTCAGATTTTCCTCGCGGTGAATGACCCACAAAGCGCCGACGCCGTGCGCCGCCAGGCCCAGGAACTGAGCCGCCGTGCCCAGGCGGCGCCGGGTGATTTTGCCGCCTTGGCGACGCAATATTCCCAGGACCCGGACACCGCCGCGCGCGGTGGCGATTCGGGCATGCAGCCGTTGCAGCAACTGGTGCCGCAGGTGCGCGAGGCGGTGTCGAAGCTCAAGGTCGGTGCCGTATCGGACGTGGTGCAGAGCGGGGCGGGCTTCCATGTGCTCAAGCTCACCGGCCAGCAACCGGCGCGTACCGCGAGCCTCGACGAATTGCGCGAACGCCTGACCCAGGCCCTGCGCGTCCAGCGCCAGGAGCAGATTGCCAAGGCCTATCTGGAAGGCATGCTCAACACCGCGACGTTGAGCATCGACGGTGCCGAGTTGAACAAAGTGCTGGAGTAA
- a CDS encoding alpha/beta hydrolase yields MLKLFALALTLLAGAAQADASLRTDLPLAYLEQTQGDARNQPLVIFLHGFGSNEEDLFGIKDALPSTWTYLSARAPMPVDPHGYRWFTKTTGDADYNGETADLQRSARLIEDFVTQATAKYHTQSDRVFLVGFSQGAIMSYEVGLRKPTLVRGIAALSGSVLPVLKAELKPDERLNRLSIFIGHGTLDQALPYASATRANEVLTGLGLKPEFHGYPGMPHTISEAEVQDLKAWLEKNLR; encoded by the coding sequence ATGCTCAAACTGTTTGCTCTGGCACTGACCCTGCTGGCCGGTGCCGCCCAGGCCGACGCCAGCCTGCGTACCGACTTGCCGTTGGCGTACCTGGAACAGACCCAGGGCGACGCGCGTAACCAGCCATTGGTGATTTTCCTGCACGGGTTTGGCAGCAACGAGGAAGACCTGTTCGGCATCAAGGACGCGCTGCCGTCGACTTGGACCTACCTGTCGGCCCGCGCGCCGATGCCGGTGGACCCCCACGGTTATCGCTGGTTTACCAAGACCACTGGCGACGCCGATTACAACGGCGAGACCGCCGACCTGCAACGCAGCGCCAGGCTGATCGAAGACTTTGTGACCCAGGCCACGGCCAAGTACCACACCCAAAGTGATCGGGTGTTCCTGGTGGGGTTCAGCCAGGGCGCGATCATGTCCTATGAGGTCGGGCTGCGTAAGCCTACGTTGGTGCGTGGGATTGCGGCGCTGAGCGGCAGCGTGTTGCCGGTGCTCAAGGCTGAGCTGAAGCCGGATGAACGTTTGAACCGGCTGTCGATCTTTATCGGCCATGGCACGTTGGATCAGGCTTTGCCCTATGCCTCGGCGACGCGGGCGAACGAGGTGCTGACCGGGCTGGGGCTGAAGCCTGAGTTTCATGGGTATCCAGGGATGCCGCATACCATCAGTGAGGCGGAAGTGCAGGACCTGAAAGCCTGGTTGGAAAAGAACCTAAGATAA
- the cobF gene encoding precorrin-6A synthase (deacetylating), producing MKRILIIGIGAGNPDYITMQAVKALNRTDVFFLMDKGQSKDKLIDLRREICETYITEPGYRFVEADCPERVRGDIDYTTAVRDLNRDKQQTFERMINEEMADDEVGAFLAWGDPALYDSTIRILQAILASGRCTFEFEVIPGITSVQALAAQHKVALNRIGKSIEITTGRRLAAGQASDADTLVVMLDAEDSYRTVADQDLDIYWGAYLGTPDEILISGKVSDVAEEIQRVRKAARLENGWIMDTYLLRKP from the coding sequence ATGAAACGCATCCTGATCATCGGCATTGGCGCCGGCAACCCTGACTACATCACGATGCAGGCCGTGAAGGCGCTGAACCGCACCGACGTGTTCTTCCTGATGGACAAGGGCCAGAGCAAAGACAAGCTGATCGACCTGCGCCGTGAGATCTGCGAAACCTATATCACCGAGCCCGGCTATCGTTTTGTCGAGGCTGATTGCCCTGAGCGCGTGCGCGGTGATATCGACTACACCACGGCCGTGCGCGACCTTAACCGCGACAAGCAGCAGACGTTTGAACGCATGATCAATGAGGAAATGGCCGACGATGAAGTGGGCGCTTTCCTGGCCTGGGGCGACCCGGCGCTGTACGACAGCACCATTCGTATCCTGCAGGCGATCCTGGCCAGTGGCCGCTGCACCTTCGAATTCGAAGTGATCCCCGGCATCACCAGCGTGCAGGCCCTCGCAGCCCAGCACAAGGTGGCGCTGAACCGCATCGGCAAGTCCATCGAAATCACCACCGGGCGCCGCCTGGCCGCGGGGCAGGCGAGTGATGCCGATACCCTGGTGGTGATGCTCGACGCCGAGGACTCCTACCGCACGGTGGCCGATCAGGACCTGGATATTTACTGGGGCGCCTACCTGGGCACGCCGGATGAGATTCTCATCAGCGGTAAAGTCAGTGACGTGGCCGAAGAAATCCAACGGGTGCGCAAGGCGGCGCGCCTGGAAAATGGCTGGATCATGGACACTTACTTGTTGCGCAAACCCTGA
- a CDS encoding diiron oxygenase has product MFQHSTQDDLYRSNDAADERLIKIERSWHKRAQIKLDSQRPDIQLDLQAPDFLEALLPFAHDPHYQNYPHALKLLILSAGWVIYNQKTIAIETEIICPSCLDLLQLGSRLSSASAATISETLADEAYHTLFSINMCELAITQRGIRIKWPELELTRHLSQAQATLSEADFKIYRLAFSLVSETFISDYLADLSDAPEIQPVFRHVVALHKKDELVHKHIFPLFVQQVVGDFTPEQTALFTRGIANSIRVFPMREISAWRIILPQLLEVFGDRSLLLPTQFIETGEADYSAMPEILSSIGIHPASVLPELPVTPEPAITV; this is encoded by the coding sequence ATGTTTCAGCACAGCACTCAAGACGATCTTTATCGCAGCAATGACGCAGCCGATGAACGACTGATCAAAATCGAACGCAGCTGGCACAAACGCGCACAGATCAAGCTCGACTCCCAGCGCCCGGATATCCAGCTTGACCTGCAGGCGCCGGACTTTCTCGAAGCCCTGCTGCCCTTCGCCCATGACCCGCATTACCAGAATTACCCCCACGCCCTGAAGTTGCTGATCCTGTCGGCCGGCTGGGTGATCTACAACCAGAAAACCATCGCCATCGAAACCGAAATCATCTGCCCGTCGTGCCTGGACCTGCTGCAACTGGGCTCGCGCCTGAGTTCGGCCAGCGCCGCGACGATTTCCGAAACCCTGGCGGATGAGGCCTACCACACGCTGTTCTCGATCAACATGTGCGAACTGGCGATCACCCAGCGTGGCATCCGCATCAAATGGCCGGAGCTGGAACTGACCCGCCACCTGAGCCAGGCCCAGGCCACCCTGTCCGAGGCGGATTTCAAGATTTACCGCCTGGCCTTCTCGCTGGTGTCGGAGACGTTCATCAGCGACTACCTGGCCGACCTCAGCGACGCACCGGAGATCCAGCCGGTGTTTCGTCACGTGGTGGCCCTGCACAAAAAAGACGAGCTGGTGCACAAGCACATCTTCCCGTTGTTCGTGCAGCAGGTGGTCGGCGACTTCACCCCAGAGCAAACCGCCTTGTTTACCCGTGGCATCGCCAACTCGATCCGCGTGTTCCCGATGCGCGAAATTTCCGCGTGGCGAATCATCCTGCCGCAACTGCTCGAAGTGTTCGGCGACCGCTCGCTGCTGTTGCCCACTCAATTTATCGAGACCGGCGAAGCGGATTACTCGGCCATGCCCGAGATCCTCAGCTCAATTGGCATACATCCCGCCTCGGTGCTGCCTGAGCTGCCTGTGACGCCAGAGCCGGCGATCACCGTTTGA
- a CDS encoding EamA family transporter yields MLKKHLSLAVLVTLVWGVNFPITKLGLRAIDPFVLTGIRFALAALPLVFFIKRPAVKFSYVAAYGFIFGLGMWGVINYGIQVGVSPGIASLIIQLSVFFTMGWGFVLFKEKIRGAQMIGAVMALIGLAGIISTQEGNHAVLGVMLIVLSAVAWSVGNVIIKKSGVKEIFSFMVWASLIPPIPLFLTAWLMHGSAAFEGLQASLDLTAILSILFQVYLATHFAYWGWNSLLKLYPVSTVAPLSLLIPVFGITSSMLIIGERISTPNLISIGIIIAGLAVGLYRKPANLVPAGRPAVMQAEK; encoded by the coding sequence ATGCTGAAAAAACATTTGTCGCTCGCCGTACTCGTCACCCTGGTGTGGGGGGTGAATTTCCCCATCACCAAACTGGGCCTGCGCGCGATCGACCCGTTTGTGCTCACCGGCATCCGCTTCGCCCTCGCCGCCTTGCCGCTGGTGTTCTTCATCAAACGCCCGGCGGTGAAATTCAGCTACGTGGCCGCCTACGGCTTCATCTTCGGGCTGGGCATGTGGGGCGTGATCAACTACGGCATCCAGGTGGGCGTGAGCCCGGGGATCGCTTCATTGATCATCCAACTCAGTGTGTTCTTCACCATGGGTTGGGGTTTTGTGCTGTTCAAGGAAAAAATCCGCGGGGCACAGATGATCGGCGCCGTCATGGCCCTGATCGGCCTGGCGGGCATCATTTCCACCCAGGAAGGCAACCATGCGGTGCTGGGGGTCATGTTGATCGTCCTCAGCGCGGTGGCGTGGAGCGTGGGTAACGTGATCATCAAGAAATCCGGGGTCAAGGAGATCTTCTCATTCATGGTGTGGGCCAGCCTGATCCCACCCATCCCGCTGTTTCTCACGGCCTGGCTGATGCATGGCAGCGCCGCGTTCGAAGGCCTGCAAGCCAGCCTCGACCTGACGGCGATCCTGTCCATCCTGTTCCAGGTGTACTTGGCCACGCACTTCGCCTACTGGGGCTGGAACTCGCTGCTCAAGCTGTACCCGGTGTCGACCGTTGCGCCGCTGTCGCTATTGATTCCGGTGTTTGGCATCACCAGTTCGATGCTGATAATCGGCGAGCGTATTTCCACGCCAAACCTGATCTCGATCGGGATCATCATCGCCGGGTTGGCGGTGGGGCTGTATCGCAAGCCGGCGAATCTGGTGCCTGCCGGGCGCCCGGCCGTGATGCAGGCGGAAAAATAA
- the asnB gene encoding asparagine synthase (glutamine-hydrolyzing), with product MCGYIGVFAKQPRTFNPNMFDAALRAIHHRGPDSSSQWFDPKGQAAFGYVRLGLVGLGNGTQPIVADEGDLVMMVNGEFYDYQRIRAELEGYGCRFKTSSDSEIAMHLYRRHGVRGLKQLRGEFTILIFDRLRKKLFAVRDRVGVKPLYYTEHEGAWYFASEIKALLAAGVPAQWDHEAYASRGFILRDRTVFNNIRSVKPGCWIIADESGLQTEQYWDWEFPDAKATEQRSEAEMIDSLRNTIEESVRLRLHADVPVGVCLSGGLDSSAMLGIATELTGQPLQAFHLSFEGEQAYDERQYAEIAARHNRAHLNVLSVNSSDMADNFENALWHAEMPFANAHSVAKYLLCKYVQNQGMRAVLTGEGADEVFGGYPHYRRDMVLYNHEHQDPAVIAELSRRLHASADRYLPGAKNDVQWVQDELGHGVSWLQTQSALFGPLAQLYTDDFRERFCDVDAYRQFYDRLSPRALNNWEPVNRSLYMVAKSSLPNVVLTSLGDRMEMAGSLEGRPPLLDHQVIEAACRLPVNMKVRGATEKYALREAMRPYVPQAVLDRKKQYFRAPPASESPQSKLFEMVNDVLSGPALSNVPFFDSRKVRALLATLPSLSPAQRASADNLLMEIAGLCLMQKRFALN from the coding sequence ATGTGTGGATACATTGGCGTGTTTGCCAAACAACCTCGTACGTTCAACCCGAACATGTTCGATGCCGCCCTGCGCGCGATCCATCATCGCGGCCCCGACAGCTCCAGCCAGTGGTTCGACCCCAAGGGCCAGGCAGCGTTCGGCTATGTGCGCCTGGGCCTGGTCGGGCTGGGTAATGGCACCCAGCCTATCGTCGCCGACGAAGGCGACCTGGTCATGATGGTCAACGGCGAGTTCTATGACTATCAACGCATTCGCGCAGAGCTTGAAGGTTACGGTTGCCGCTTCAAGACCTCCTCCGACAGCGAAATCGCCATGCACCTGTACCGCCGCCACGGCGTACGTGGGCTCAAGCAACTGCGCGGCGAATTCACCATCCTGATTTTCGACCGCCTGCGCAAAAAGCTGTTTGCCGTGCGCGACCGAGTGGGTGTCAAGCCGCTGTATTACACCGAACATGAAGGCGCCTGGTACTTCGCTTCCGAAATCAAGGCCCTGCTGGCGGCCGGCGTACCGGCGCAGTGGGACCACGAAGCCTACGCCAGCCGTGGCTTTATCCTGCGCGACCGTACGGTGTTCAACAACATCCGCAGCGTCAAGCCGGGTTGCTGGATCATCGCCGACGAAAGCGGCCTGCAGACCGAGCAGTATTGGGACTGGGAGTTCCCCGACGCCAAAGCCACCGAGCAGCGCAGCGAAGCCGAAATGATCGACTCCCTGCGCAACACCATCGAAGAATCCGTGCGCCTGCGCCTGCATGCCGATGTACCAGTGGGTGTGTGCCTGAGCGGCGGCCTGGATTCCTCGGCGATGCTGGGGATTGCCACCGAACTGACCGGCCAGCCGTTGCAGGCGTTTCACTTGTCGTTTGAAGGCGAACAGGCCTACGACGAACGCCAATACGCCGAGATCGCCGCCCGTCATAACCGCGCACACCTCAATGTGTTGTCGGTAAATTCCTCCGACATGGCGGACAATTTCGAAAATGCGTTGTGGCACGCCGAGATGCCGTTCGCCAACGCCCACAGCGTGGCCAAGTACTTGCTGTGCAAATACGTGCAGAACCAGGGCATGCGCGCTGTGCTGACCGGTGAAGGCGCTGACGAAGTCTTCGGCGGCTACCCGCATTACCGCCGCGATATGGTGCTGTACAACCACGAACACCAGGACCCGGCGGTGATCGCCGAACTCAGCCGCCGCCTGCACGCCAGCGCAGACCGCTACCTGCCTGGCGCCAAGAATGACGTGCAGTGGGTTCAGGATGAACTGGGCCACGGCGTGTCCTGGCTGCAAACCCAGTCGGCGCTGTTCGGCCCCCTGGCGCAGTTGTACACCGACGACTTCCGTGAACGCTTCTGTGATGTGGATGCCTACCGCCAGTTCTACGACCGCCTCAGCCCGCGCGCGCTCAACAACTGGGAGCCGGTGAACCGCTCGCTGTACATGGTGGCCAAGTCCAGCCTGCCCAATGTGGTCCTCACCTCCCTGGGCGACCGCATGGAAATGGCCGGCAGCCTTGAAGGCCGCCCGCCTCTGCTGGACCACCAGGTGATCGAAGCTGCCTGCCGCCTGCCGGTCAACATGAAAGTGCGTGGTGCTACCGAAAAATACGCCCTGCGCGAAGCCATGCGCCCGTATGTGCCCCAGGCCGTGCTGGATCGCAAGAAGCAGTACTTCCGCGCGCCGCCGGCGTCCGAAAGCCCGCAGTCAAAGCTGTTTGAAATGGTCAACGACGTGTTGAGCGGCCCGGCCTTGAGTAATGTGCCGTTCTTCGATTCGCGTAAAGTGCGCGCCTTGCTGGCCACCCTGCCAAGCCTGTCTCCTGCCCAGCGCGCGTCGGCCGACAACCTGCTGATGGAAATTGCCGGGCTGTGCCTGATGCAAAAACGGTTCGCCTTGAACTGA
- a CDS encoding type II toxin-antitoxin system RelE/ParE family toxin, with the protein MGWEIEYTDEFGAWWEQLGIKEQVSVSASVDLLGLFGPGLGFPHSSDIKGSRHGNLRELRIQHAGRPYRVLYAFDPRRCALLLIGADKTGQHRWYEAYIPMAEKLYDVHLEILRKEGRNHG; encoded by the coding sequence ATGGGCTGGGAAATTGAATACACGGATGAATTCGGCGCCTGGTGGGAGCAACTGGGAATCAAGGAACAGGTGTCGGTATCTGCCAGCGTGGATCTGCTGGGGCTTTTCGGGCCGGGCCTGGGCTTTCCCCACAGCAGCGACATCAAGGGCTCCCGGCACGGCAACTTGCGGGAGCTGCGCATACAGCATGCGGGGCGACCTTACCGGGTGCTCTACGCCTTTGATCCAAGACGATGCGCGTTATTGCTGATCGGCGCAGATAAAACCGGGCAACACCGATGGTATGAGGCGTACATCCCAATGGCAGAAAAGTTATACGACGTACATTTGGAAATATTGCGTAAAGAGGGCCGTAACCATGGCTAA
- a CDS encoding histidine phosphatase family protein: protein MQATRLTLICHAVTPLQKQGRFPDDESVAMDWQGAALSLAGRYKKSPRLVCGPEARTRQTAGLFGAHPVIEDALHDADFGAWKGQAIGDIESAQLDAWLTDSTSAPHGGESVQQICGRVAQWLKSLETEPGHVVAVTHPFVIRAALLNVLQLPMTMFYRIDVEPLAITELRFNSVWRLRLETHMAKSSPRNESNP from the coding sequence ATGCAGGCCACCCGTTTGACCCTTATTTGCCATGCCGTGACGCCGCTGCAGAAACAGGGGCGTTTCCCCGATGACGAGTCGGTGGCGATGGATTGGCAGGGTGCGGCGTTGTCCCTGGCCGGGCGCTACAAAAAAAGCCCGCGCCTGGTGTGCGGGCCGGAGGCACGAACCCGGCAGACGGCAGGTTTGTTCGGCGCGCACCCAGTGATTGAAGACGCTCTGCACGACGCTGATTTTGGCGCTTGGAAAGGCCAGGCCATCGGGGACATTGAAAGTGCGCAACTCGATGCCTGGCTTACCGACAGCACCAGCGCGCCCCATGGCGGCGAATCGGTGCAGCAGATCTGTGGGCGGGTGGCACAGTGGCTGAAATCCCTTGAAACCGAGCCTGGCCATGTAGTCGCTGTGACTCACCCGTTTGTCATCCGGGCTGCACTGCTGAACGTGCTGCAGCTGCCGATGACGATGTTTTATCGGATCGACGTCGAGCCCCTGGCCATCACCGAGCTGCGCTTTAACAGCGTGTGGCGCTTGCGCCTGGAGACTCACATGGCAAAATCGTCGCCCCGCAATGAGAGCAACCCATGA
- a CDS encoding XRE family transcriptional regulator: MAKKFAELQARMTPQAREDAKQLFEQHLKEMPLHELRKARQLSQESLAKRLNINQAAVSKMERRTDMYISTLRDYIRAMGGELEIIATFPDGQVRIDNFAC, translated from the coding sequence ATGGCTAAGAAATTCGCTGAGCTTCAAGCCCGCATGACACCGCAGGCACGTGAAGACGCCAAGCAACTGTTCGAGCAACACCTGAAGGAAATGCCGCTGCATGAGCTGCGCAAGGCTCGGCAGTTGAGCCAGGAGAGTCTGGCCAAGCGCTTGAATATCAACCAGGCCGCCGTCTCGAAGATGGAACGGCGCACCGACATGTACATCAGCACGTTGCGCGATTACATCCGCGCAATGGGCGGCGAGCTGGAAATTATTGCGACGTTTCCCGACGGTCAGGTAAGGATCGATAACTTTGCCTGTTGA